The Melopsittacus undulatus isolate bMelUnd1 unplaced genomic scaffold, bMelUnd1.mat.Z mat_scaffold_95_arrow_ctg1, whole genome shotgun sequence genome includes a region encoding these proteins:
- the LOC117438961 gene encoding anillin-like: MMAAPVVSWRRTSAFPTRFAVDCRPKDTRHDVSKDFEINIEVYSLVQRKEVLSTDKRKEANKSKVITPKRLLTSITSVSMNVIL; encoded by the exons ATGATGGCAGCACCAGTCGTCTCTTGGCGCCGCACCTCCGCTTTCCCGACCCGGTTTGCCGTGGATTGCCGCCCGAAGGACACACG GCACGATGTGTCAAAGGACTTTGAAATAAACATAGAAGTTTACAGTTTG GTACAGAGAAAAGAAGTTCTGAGCACTGATAAAAGGAAAGAGGCAAATAAATCTAAG GTGATTACTCCAAAGAGATTATTAACATCTATTACCTCTGTAAGTATGAATGTAATATTGTAA